One stretch of Methylococcus capsulatus DNA includes these proteins:
- a CDS encoding regulatory protein RecX, with the protein MARREHSRLELERKLAARGFDSPTIETVLAECSDRGWQSDDRFAESFVRARQAKGYGVNRIRHELRLRGVDADLAAPQDWMSDMDRVYTKKYRGKLVMTTPRERASRARFLAQRGFTSSQIRDFFERLGLGGEYPDID; encoded by the coding sequence TTGGCGCGGCGCGAGCACAGCCGGCTCGAACTCGAGCGCAAGCTCGCCGCCCGGGGTTTTGACTCCCCGACGATAGAAACCGTTCTGGCCGAATGCTCGGACCGGGGATGGCAGAGCGACGACCGTTTCGCCGAAAGCTTCGTCCGTGCCCGTCAGGCGAAAGGATACGGTGTCAACCGGATTCGGCACGAGCTGCGCCTGCGCGGCGTCGATGCCGACCTTGCGGCTCCGCAAGACTGGATGAGCGACATGGATCGTGTCTACACGAAAAAATATCGCGGAAAACTTGTGATGACGACGCCTCGAGAGCGGGCGTCACGGGCGAGATTTCTCGCGCAACGGGGTTTCACGTCCTCCCAGATCCGGGATTTTTTCGAGCGTCTGGGACTGGGCGGCGAATACCCGGACATTGATTGA
- a CDS encoding esterase-like activity of phytase family protein, with the protein MPKTLLSQSLAPALFAATVCHAGTDLIAIGTVDPASSDRAPRTHAPLENGVSGNLLGGLGSGLAWAGGPLFIAAPDRGPNATPYNPLVDDTTSYINRFHTLHFRLKRNSSGSGLPFILKPELLSTTLLASTTPLVYGTGALGTDTSHTLGSGAPTLNGRRSFYFSGRSDNFEPAAPSTNPDNGRLDPEGIRISNDGRSVFVSDEYGPYVYQFDRISGKRIKSFTLPDHFAVTTLSPRGADEIAGNTAGRIANKGMEGLAITPDGKTLVGIMQTNLAQDKKNSVRIITLSIASGMTHEYAYRLTEGSGVSEILAINNHEFLVDERDGKGLGDDSAAKVKKLFKIDLAGAADVSGISGDLSAYAVPKTLFLDFKAALVDAGISAYDIPSKIEGIAFGPDVMIDGRKRHTLFVANDNDFLPSITDSYHPNGVANPNNFYVFAFDDVDLGTDAGGKPTVFQKQKILEASFR; encoded by the coding sequence ATGCCCAAGACATTGCTGTCTCAAAGCCTTGCCCCGGCGCTGTTCGCCGCGACAGTCTGCCATGCCGGTACAGACCTCATCGCCATCGGCACCGTCGACCCGGCTTCCTCCGACCGGGCGCCTCGAACCCACGCTCCTTTGGAAAACGGCGTCAGCGGCAACCTCCTCGGCGGCCTGGGCTCCGGGCTGGCCTGGGCCGGCGGCCCCCTGTTCATCGCCGCTCCCGATCGCGGCCCGAACGCCACGCCCTACAACCCGCTAGTGGACGACACCACCTCCTACATCAACCGCTTCCATACCCTCCATTTCCGGCTCAAGCGCAACAGCAGTGGCTCGGGTCTCCCGTTCATCCTGAAACCCGAGCTGCTCTCCACCACGCTCCTCGCCAGCACGACGCCGCTCGTCTATGGAACCGGCGCCCTCGGCACCGATACCAGCCATACCCTGGGAAGTGGAGCGCCGACATTGAACGGCAGACGCAGCTTCTATTTCAGCGGCCGCTCGGACAATTTCGAGCCCGCCGCCCCCTCGACCAATCCCGACAACGGCAGGCTGGACCCGGAAGGCATCCGCATCTCCAATGACGGTCGCAGCGTATTCGTCTCCGACGAATACGGCCCCTACGTTTACCAGTTCGACCGTATCAGCGGTAAACGGATCAAATCGTTCACTCTGCCAGACCACTTCGCCGTCACGACCCTGAGCCCCAGAGGCGCTGACGAAATCGCCGGCAACACCGCAGGGCGCATCGCCAACAAAGGCATGGAGGGCCTGGCCATCACACCGGACGGCAAGACCCTGGTTGGCATCATGCAGACCAACCTGGCGCAGGACAAAAAGAACAGCGTCCGTATCATCACACTCAGCATCGCGAGCGGCATGACCCACGAGTACGCCTACCGGCTGACGGAAGGCTCCGGCGTCAGTGAAATCCTCGCGATCAACAATCACGAATTCCTGGTGGACGAACGCGACGGCAAGGGACTGGGCGACGACAGCGCCGCCAAGGTCAAAAAGCTGTTCAAGATCGACCTCGCCGGCGCCGCCGACGTGAGTGGAATCAGCGGCGATCTGTCCGCCTACGCCGTCCCCAAAACCCTGTTCCTGGATTTCAAGGCCGCCCTGGTCGACGCCGGCATCAGCGCCTACGACATCCCATCCAAGATCGAAGGCATCGCATTCGGCCCGGATGTCATGATCGACGGCCGGAAGCGACACACGCTGTTCGTCGCCAACGACAACGACTTCCTGCCAAGCATCACCGACTCCTATCACCCCAACGGCGTCGCCAATCCGAACAATTTCTATGTGTTCGCCTTTGACGATGTCGACCTGGGCACCGACGCGGGAGGAAAGCCGACGGTGTTCCAGAAACAGAAAATCCTCGAAGCTTCCTTCCGGTAA
- a CDS encoding CinA family protein: MQDRGCRLVTAESCTGGWIAQCVTSIPGSSRWFERGFVTYSNESKQELLGVPAEVIATRGAVSAETVAAMVGGALAHSRADCAVAVSGIAGPDGGSPDKPVGTVWLAWQLRGAAPVTRCFRFEGDRESVRRQAVMAALEGLIDVCTGSS; encoded by the coding sequence ATGCAAGATAGGGGCTGCCGTCTGGTCACGGCCGAATCGTGCACCGGAGGCTGGATCGCCCAGTGTGTGACGTCCATCCCCGGCAGCTCGCGCTGGTTCGAGCGCGGCTTCGTGACTTATAGCAACGAATCCAAGCAGGAGCTGCTCGGCGTGCCGGCCGAGGTGATCGCCACGCGCGGGGCGGTGAGTGCGGAGACCGTGGCAGCCATGGTCGGCGGGGCGCTGGCGCACAGCCGGGCCGACTGCGCGGTGGCGGTCAGCGGCATCGCAGGGCCCGACGGGGGCAGTCCGGACAAGCCGGTGGGGACCGTCTGGCTGGCTTGGCAGTTGCGGGGAGCGGCGCCCGTCACGCGGTGTTTCCGGTTCGAGGGTGACCGGGAGTCGGTGCGGCGGCAAGCCGTGATGGCGGCCCTGGAAGGACTGATCGATGTCTGCACAGGCTCCTCTTGA
- the thpR gene encoding RNA 2',3'-cyclic phosphodiesterase — protein sequence MSAQAPLEPPLRLFFAIWPDACVRESLGKLVRPVHQTVKGRWVHPDKLHLTLAFLGAVPAERLPALTVMMEELDLPRFELALDRLEYWQRNRVLCLGASATPPLLLELVGILNSKLSQAGFPIERRPFRPHLTLARKAEAVWSAMLLKRPVTWVVDRLTLVESRLSSAGPVYIVHAEKRLRTMPEMAAMK from the coding sequence ATGTCTGCACAGGCTCCTCTTGAGCCGCCGCTGCGGCTATTTTTTGCGATCTGGCCGGACGCCTGTGTTCGTGAGTCCTTGGGTAAGCTGGTTCGCCCCGTCCACCAGACAGTCAAAGGCCGCTGGGTGCACCCGGACAAGCTCCATCTTACTCTGGCGTTTCTGGGGGCGGTGCCGGCAGAACGTTTGCCGGCGCTGACCGTGATGATGGAGGAACTTGATCTGCCGCGGTTCGAGCTGGCGCTGGACCGGCTGGAATACTGGCAGCGTAACCGGGTGTTATGTCTGGGCGCAAGCGCCACCCCACCGCTTCTGCTCGAACTGGTCGGAATCCTGAATTCGAAGCTGAGTCAGGCGGGATTCCCCATCGAGCGGCGACCGTTCCGGCCACATCTGACGCTGGCGCGCAAGGCCGAGGCGGTCTGGTCCGCCATGTTATTGAAGCGACCCGTGACCTGGGTCGTGGACCGTCTCACCCTCGTCGAGTCACGCCTTTCCAGTGCCGGTCCGGTCTACATCGTGCACGCCGAAAAGCGGCTGCGGACTATGCCCGAAATGGCCGCTATGAAATAA
- a CDS encoding IS110 family transposase — MKPLYRCVAGLDVHRMLYVLTVWMEQADGSLSKQQRQFTGFKRDVREWVAWLQSLGVERVIMESTGIYWKSIYAALEAAGIPAQGVNARHVKTVPGRKTDIADSQWLAQLGRFGLVRPSFIPPKDLRELRPVSRYRQKLSQMQASEKNRLHKLLDDAGIKLGAVVADIDGVSARAMIEGLIAGQPVEQLAKLAQVGRRRASRVEPGSLSEPIIPTNSPFSGRTLLAPLIGG, encoded by the coding sequence ATGAAACCCCTCTATCGCTGTGTTGCCGGTCTGGATGTGCATCGCATGCTGTATGTCCTCACCGTGTGGATGGAACAGGCCGACGGTAGCCTGTCCAAACAACAACGCCAATTCACAGGCTTTAAGCGTGATGTGCGCGAGTGGGTGGCCTGGTTGCAATCTTTGGGCGTGGAACGAGTCATCATGGAAAGCACCGGGATCTATTGGAAAAGCATCTACGCCGCACTGGAGGCGGCCGGCATTCCCGCCCAAGGGGTCAATGCCCGTCATGTGAAGACTGTTCCCGGTCGCAAGACCGATATCGCCGACTCGCAATGGCTGGCGCAACTGGGCCGTTTCGGGCTGGTCCGTCCCAGCTTCATTCCGCCCAAGGACCTGCGCGAACTGCGGCCGGTCTCCCGCTACCGGCAGAAGCTCAGCCAGATGCAGGCCAGTGAAAAGAATCGCCTGCATAAGCTACTCGACGATGCTGGCATCAAGCTGGGCGCGGTGGTGGCCGATATCGACGGTGTTTCCGCTCGCGCCATGATCGAAGGCCTGATCGCCGGCCAGCCCGTCGAACAACTCGCCAAGCTGGCCCAAGTCGGACGCCGGCGCGCATCCCGCGTTGAACCCGGCTCGTTGAGCGAACCGATTATTCCAACAAACAGCCCGTTCAGCGGGAGGACTTTGCTCGCGCCTCTTATCGGGGGCTAG
- a CDS encoding alpha/beta fold hydrolase, with protein MSKTTGPAEWVFIRGLVRESAHWDEFPHMFARAVPNACVRTIDLPGNGRHWRLDSPLSIREAMEFARAELGTSAGMPRYLLALSLGAMVALEWIARHPCEIAGAVLINTSLSSLSPLYHRLNWRVWPELVRALLTADVAARERAILRLTSRFAADDPSRVQSRVNAYREHPIRRANVFRQLWAAARYRPSADAPAVPAFLLASRDDRLVSPECSEAIARHWGLPLKMHPDAGHDLPLDDPAWTIEAVLGWLETGPLGPTRDAPA; from the coding sequence ATGTCTAAGACGACCGGGCCGGCGGAATGGGTGTTCATCCGCGGGCTGGTCCGGGAAAGCGCACATTGGGACGAGTTTCCGCACATGTTCGCCCGCGCCGTGCCGAATGCCTGCGTCCGTACGATCGACCTGCCCGGCAATGGCCGGCACTGGCGTCTGGACAGCCCGCTTTCCATACGGGAGGCGATGGAGTTCGCCCGCGCCGAACTCGGAACCAGTGCCGGCATGCCGCGCTATCTTCTGGCCCTGTCCCTCGGGGCGATGGTTGCCCTCGAATGGATCGCACGCCATCCCTGTGAAATCGCCGGCGCCGTGCTGATCAACACCAGCCTGAGCAGTCTGAGTCCGCTGTACCATCGCCTGAACTGGCGCGTCTGGCCGGAACTGGTGCGAGCGCTGCTGACGGCCGACGTTGCCGCGAGGGAGCGGGCCATCCTCCGCCTTACCAGCCGGTTCGCCGCTGACGATCCGTCCCGCGTCCAGTCGCGGGTCAACGCTTACCGGGAGCATCCGATCCGGCGGGCCAACGTATTCCGCCAGCTCTGGGCCGCGGCCCGCTATCGCCCCTCCGCCGATGCGCCCGCCGTTCCAGCCTTCCTGCTCGCCAGCCGGGACGACCGGCTGGTCAGTCCGGAATGTTCCGAAGCCATTGCACGGCACTGGGGATTGCCGTTGAAAATGCATCCGGACGCGGGACACGATCTGCCGCTGGATGACCCGGCTTGGACGATCGAAGCCGTTTTGGGCTGGCTGGAGACCGGGCCGCTAGGTCCAACGCGCGATGCCCCGGCGTGA
- a CDS encoding M14 family zinc carboxypeptidase has product MIASHEQLFRTENDAVPLTRNLLRGLPELREILLLVEHLKEFPELGRVETLAWLRHGEESFPLLAISFGPTDPATPALALFGGVHGLERIGTRVVIAYLRTILELARWDEVTREMLRKTRLLMVPLVNPVGMYLKRRSNGEFVDLMRNAPVQAEGLSRWHLFAGQRLSPSLPWYQGAADAPMQTEAQALCDFVRREIFPARIALSVDVHSGYGRIDRLWFPYAKTREPFPNLPEAVALKHLLDRTHPNHVYCMEPQSRQYLAHGDLWDYLYDCYREVQPDGQFIPFTLELGSWAWIRKNWSQLFSILGVFNPRMPHRVRRTLRRHLFLFDLLYRAVRSPGPWTGLDRGERHRLMQQGLDYWYV; this is encoded by the coding sequence ATGATCGCATCCCACGAGCAGCTCTTCCGGACCGAAAACGACGCCGTGCCGCTCACGCGCAACCTGTTGCGCGGTCTGCCGGAGCTGCGCGAGATTCTGCTGCTGGTGGAACATCTGAAGGAGTTCCCGGAGCTCGGCCGGGTCGAAACCCTGGCGTGGTTGCGCCATGGCGAGGAAAGCTTCCCATTGCTTGCAATCAGCTTCGGGCCGACCGATCCTGCCACGCCGGCGCTGGCGCTGTTCGGCGGCGTGCACGGTCTCGAACGCATCGGTACCCGTGTGGTGATCGCCTATCTGCGCACCATCCTGGAACTCGCCCGCTGGGACGAGGTGACCCGGGAGATGCTGCGGAAGACCCGGCTGTTGATGGTGCCGCTGGTCAATCCCGTCGGAATGTATCTGAAGCGCCGTTCCAATGGCGAATTCGTCGACCTCATGCGCAACGCGCCGGTGCAGGCAGAGGGGCTTTCGCGCTGGCATCTGTTCGCGGGCCAGCGGCTGTCGCCGAGCCTGCCCTGGTACCAGGGTGCCGCCGATGCACCGATGCAAACCGAAGCGCAGGCATTGTGCGACTTCGTGCGGCGGGAAATCTTTCCGGCACGCATCGCCCTGAGCGTGGACGTCCACTCGGGCTATGGCCGGATCGACCGACTCTGGTTTCCTTATGCGAAGACGCGGGAGCCGTTTCCGAACCTGCCGGAAGCGGTGGCGCTCAAACACCTGCTCGACCGCACCCATCCCAACCACGTCTATTGCATGGAGCCGCAGTCCCGCCAGTACCTCGCCCACGGTGATTTGTGGGATTACCTTTACGACTGCTATCGGGAAGTACAGCCGGACGGCCAGTTCATCCCTTTCACGCTGGAGCTGGGCTCCTGGGCCTGGATCAGGAAGAACTGGAGCCAGTTGTTCTCCATTCTGGGCGTATTTAATCCGCGCATGCCGCACCGCGTGCGCCGCACCCTGCGTCGCCATCTGTTCCTGTTCGACCTGCTTTACCGGGCGGTGCGATCGCCTGGGCCGTGGACCGGCCTGGATCGCGGCGAGCGGCACCGGCTCATGCAGCAGGGTCTGGACTACTGGTATGTCTAA
- the recA gene encoding recombinase RecA, with the protein MDENKRKVLGAALSQIEKQFGKGSVMRMGDVAAVRDIDVISTGSLALDIALGCGGLPRGRIVEIYGPESSGKTTLTLEVIAQAQKTGGVAAFVDAEHALDPVYAEKIGVNLDELLVSQPDTGEQALEIADMLVRSGGVDVVVIDSVAALTPKAELEGEMGDSHMGLQARLMSQALRKLTANIKRSNTLVIFINQIRMKIGVMFGNPETTTGGNALKFYASVRLDIRRSGAIKNGDEVIGNETRVKVVKNKVAPPFRTADFEILYGEGVSREGELIDLGVNHDIVQKSGSWYSYGGDRIGQGKDNVRIYLKEHPEVAAAIEAAVREKALAGLKHAVSLERSVVEESGF; encoded by the coding sequence ATGGACGAGAACAAACGTAAGGTCTTGGGTGCCGCTCTTTCCCAGATCGAGAAACAGTTCGGCAAGGGATCGGTGATGCGCATGGGCGATGTCGCGGCGGTCCGGGACATCGACGTGATTTCCACCGGTTCCCTGGCGCTGGACATCGCGCTGGGCTGCGGCGGTTTGCCGCGCGGCCGCATCGTAGAGATTTATGGGCCGGAATCCTCGGGCAAGACGACGCTGACTCTGGAGGTCATCGCCCAGGCGCAGAAGACCGGTGGCGTGGCGGCCTTCGTGGATGCCGAACATGCCTTGGATCCGGTTTATGCCGAAAAGATCGGAGTGAACCTTGACGAGCTGCTGGTCTCCCAGCCGGATACCGGCGAGCAGGCGCTGGAAATCGCGGACATGCTGGTGCGTTCCGGCGGCGTGGACGTCGTAGTGATCGACTCGGTGGCGGCACTGACGCCCAAGGCCGAACTCGAAGGTGAAATGGGCGATTCGCACATGGGCCTGCAGGCCCGGCTGATGTCACAGGCGTTGCGCAAGCTGACCGCCAACATCAAGCGCTCCAACACTCTGGTGATCTTCATCAACCAGATCCGCATGAAGATCGGCGTGATGTTCGGCAACCCGGAGACCACCACCGGCGGTAACGCGCTCAAGTTCTACGCCTCGGTGCGGCTGGACATCCGCCGTTCGGGTGCGATCAAGAACGGCGACGAGGTGATCGGGAATGAAACCCGCGTCAAGGTCGTAAAGAACAAGGTGGCTCCCCCGTTCCGCACTGCCGACTTCGAGATTCTCTACGGCGAGGGCGTCTCGCGTGAGGGCGAACTGATCGACCTCGGCGTGAACCACGACATCGTACAGAAGTCCGGCTCCTGGTACAGCTACGGCGGCGACCGCATCGGCCAGGGCAAGGACAACGTCCGGATCTATCTCAAGGAGCATCCGGAGGTTGCGGCCGCCATCGAGGCGGCCGTCCGCGAGAAGGCGCTGGCGGGGCTGAAGCATGCGGTGTCCCTGGAGCGCTCGGTGGTGGAAGAGAGCGGGTTCTGA